In the genome of Acidovorax sp. 69, the window CAGCCCGCGCAAGGGGACGGGTGCCAGGGCTGCGTGGCGTTCGGCCAGCAGGATGGCCCAGCCCAGCAACGCGAAGAGTCCGCCGAACAGCACAAACCAGACCACAGCGCCCACCACAGGATCTTTGTGCACGCTGTTGAAAACGCCGCGCCGTACGATCTCGTGCAACTGGGGTTGGAATACGGCGGCCGCAAAAAGGGTGTGCACCGCCGCCACGACCAGCAGCCACAGGCCCTTCCAGGTGGTGCGAAGCGGCGTGAATGTGCGGCGAAGGGATGGGGTGGTCAGGGTGGTCATGTTGGGAGGTCCCGGGGAGTGCTGCCGTGAAGAGAAAGTGCGGGACAGTGCGTGCGCACGCGCGCGCCCAGCCCTGTGAGCAGGTGCATGAGGCCCATCCACATGCGCTCGAACGCGGGCATTTCGCCGGGCACCTGCACCAACTGGTCGCCCAGCACACGCTGGTGGCGTCCTGCGGTGATGGGGGGCGGCGTCTTGGCGCCAAAGTCGAAAACCGGCTGCGTGAAAGGTTCGATCTGCCAGGCCTGCATGTCGGCCAGCGCGGGGGCCAGTTCGGCGGTGTAGGCCTCGGCGGCGAGGTCAGGCCGCAGAAGCCCCAACGCCTGGTAGGCCCTCAGCACCAGCACATCGCGCTGGGGGTCGGCAGTGGGGCGCAGCAGGGCGGACCACGCCTGCGCCACGTGCGACCGAAAATCGCCCGACAGACTGCGCGTACAGCCAAAGTCCAGCACACCGACGCGGCCGTCCGCAGCAAAGAGGAAGTTTCCCGGGTGCGGATCGGCATGCACCCGGCCCAGCACAAAGATGCAGTGCATGAACCAGTCCCACAGGTGCTGTCCGGCCCGATCGCGTTGTGCCTGCGTGGGCTGGGTGGCCAGCCAGGCCTGCAGGTGCTGGCCCGGCAAAAACTGCTGTGTAAGCACCTGGGCCCGCGTGTGCGATGCGATGGGCTGCGCCATTGCCACCCCGGGCATGGCCGCGTGCTGCGCAAACCACTGCAGTTGCTCGGCCTCCTGCAGGTAGTCCACCTCGCGCAGCAGCGTGGCCTCGATCTCGGCCATCACGCTGTCCACCACCGTGTGGGCGGGCAGGGGCATATCAGTGTGGGCCAGCGCGCGCAGTGCGGTGCGCATCAGCTGCATGTCGCTGGCAATGGTGGCGGCAATGCCGGGGTACTGCACCTTGACGGCCACCGTGCCGTGGCCTGCCAGCTGTGCGCGGTGCACCTGGCCCAGGCTGGCGGCGGCAAAGGCAGCGGGCTCGAAATGCTCGAAGATCGATTCGGGCTCCTGGCCGAACGCCTGGCGGAACACGCGGCCCACCAGCGCGCGGTTGAGCGGTGGCGCCTGGTGGTGGGCGCGCGCCAGCTCTTGTCGTACGCCATCGGGCAGCAGGCCGGGGTGCATGCTGAGCAGTTGCGACACCTTGAGCGCCGAGCCCCTCAACTGCCCCAAAGCGCCAAACAGAATGCGGCCCAGCGCGGCTTCGTGATCGGCCTGTGCCTGGGCTGACGGTGCACGCACGCGGTGCCCCAGCTGGGCCATGCCAATGCGCGCCGCCGCCAGGCCGGTGATGGTGCCGCGCGCCAGGCGGCCTGTGCGGGGGGCGTCGCCCTTAGCCATGGTTTGACGTGACCAGTCGCTTCAACATCACCTGCACGATGCGGCGATGAAACGGCGCGATGATGGCCATGTAGACATGGCCCAGCGTGTTGTGGATGTGCACCACGGTGCTGACCACGACAGTGGCAGGGCCGTTGGCCTGGGGGTGTTTGGTCAGCGACACCTGGACATCCAGGTGCTTGTCGTCCTGACCCATCACCACTTCGGTGTCGCTCAAATGGCGGATCAGGAAGATGCCCACCGGGTCTCCGACACGGTAGCTGCTTGGATCGCTCGCAGATCCACCGCTGGCGAGCGGATGCACGTCGCCCAATTGCCCTACGCCTTTGAGCCCCACCAGCTGCACCAACGTGTTGCGTACCGCCAGGAGCTGCTGCGTCCAGCGCGGCGTGCGGGCCACCACGTTGAGCCAGGTCTGCAGCGCGCTGGTGCCTGGCTGCGGATCGGCCACGGTGTAGGCATCAAAGAAGTGAGCGCCATGCAACGTCGCGTGGATCGCCGTGCCCGCAGGCACCGTGGTTTCGCGCACGGCTGCTTGTGCTGCGGGGCTCATGGCGCTTTCCTCTTGCTGGGGGCCTTGGTGGAGGCGGTAGTTGCCGGGCTGGGGGCGCGGGGTTTGCGCGGCGCGCGCGGCGGTTTTGGGGGCTGGGGGGGCACAGGCGACGCGGGCGCGGCGTTTGCTGAAGGCGCCGGTGCGCTGCCCATCGCTTGTTTGGCCAGGTGCAGCATGCCCAGCAGGCCGCTGCTGTGCTGGGCCATGCGGGCCATCTGGCTGCGCAGCACAAAGCCGCCCAGTTGCAGCACGCGGTTGACCAGCCCGCCGCGCAGGGCCTGCACCAGCACCCCGAGCGACAGGTCCACCAGCTGGGTGGTGTCGGCAAACTCGTCCGACGTGTCGGCCAGCCAATACGTGACCACACCGGCCAGGTAGTCGGTGTAGAACCCGCCCGCCATGCCCTTGAAGTCGCAGGGCTCGATCTCGCCACTGGCTTCGGCTGCTTCCAGAAAACTGCTGACCGCCTCGCGCAGGCTTTGCCGCGCCGCCAGGGGCTCGGCCAGCATCGACAGTGGCGAGCGCCGCGCCAGGCTGCGCACCTGGGCCACAAACTCGCGGTCGGCCAGCAGGCGTTCCACCACGGCGTCGGTCAGGCGCTGCAGTTTTTCCTGCAGGTTGTAGCCGGTGAAGCCAGGTGTCTGCAGCGTGTCCGCCAGCGCCTGGTGGGCCACATCGTCCAGATAGCCCAGCACGATGCGGTCCTTGGTGGGGAAGTATTTGTAGATCGTCGCATCGCCAATGCCCGCAGCGCGGGCGATGTCCTTCATCGTCGTGCCATCAAAGCCGTGGCGGGTCATGAGGTCCACCGCGCTGGCCACGATCTGGCGGCGCGTGGCGTCTTGCTGTTGGCGGGTGGTTTTCATTTAACTATCTTTAAATTAACAAAATTTTTTATTTAAAGAATAGTGTTTTCTGATTGTGGCGTCAAGCGGTCGCAGCCACGGACACCGAGTTTGAGCCGGTGGTACTGGTGTTTTTATGGCCTTTTTAGCCTCTAGCGCTTGATGGTAAAGCGCTGGAAGCTATCAAAAATGTAGTATGGGCGCCCCTCCCGCTTTGGGAGGGCCATCTGCCACCCGGACGGCCCGCAGGGGCCGCCCCGCCGCGAAGGCCGCCGTTCCCCTGGGGGAGGGCGCCGCAGGCGGCTCAGGGGCTACTTCCTCATCGCCGCAAACGCCTCAAACTCCCAGCTGCGCATCGCCAGCAGCAGCGTGTAGCCCTCGCGCTCGCGGTCGGGCAGCTTCTGGTCGGCCAGGTGTTGTTGTGCAAAGTCTTGCGCCACGCGCTGCATGCGCTCCATGAAGGCGGGCGCCAGGCTGCGGCTGATGGCGCCGTGCACCAGCAGCACGCCTTCGCCGGGGCCATCAAAGCCGCCGGAAAAGTAGTCGAGGAGTGCGTGATCGCGAAAGTAGTTCATCACCGGGCCATGGGGGCGCCAGCGGAATGTTTTGGCGAGTTTGAGCCGGTAGCGGTTCAGCGGCCGCAGCTCGATGATGCCGATGCGATCGAGCTGCGCGAGGTACTTGATGCCCTCGGCCTCAGTCAGCCGGTAGTTGGTGGTGACCTGCTCCAGCGTCCACTGGCTGAGCACGCAAATCGCCATGAGCAGCAGTTTCTTGTCGCCCACCACGGCTTTTTCCTGCTCCTGCGTCAGCTCTTTCAGCAGGGGCTGTTCGTCGGCCACGCGCCGCGCTAGGTCGGCAAAGTCCAGCGCCAGCGCACGGCAGATGGCGTCGATGCGCGACAGCGGCATGTCGCCCTTGGCCAGCATGCGTTTGACGCTGGACTCGGCCATGCCCAGCGCCTGTGCCAGGTCGGCGTAGGTCATCTGCGCAGTCTTGAGTTCCTTTTTGAGGGCGAGAACGAGGTCGGCAGTGGTGCTCATGGGTATCGATTATCAATACCTGTGGTGTCTTGGGTAGCCCTCTGAGCGACTTTTTGGGCGATGAATGTGCCCGCACTCCCCACACTGCGCGGCATCGATCACTTTCGGATGCGACGACCATGACCTTTGCTGTATTTCCTTGCCCCCCACGCCACAAGGTGTTGTCCCGCGCTGAAGCCGGCTTGTTGCTGGCGGTGGCCGCGCTGCTGGCGTTGGCCTTGTTCGGGCCAGTGCTGCCTGCCAGCGAGCACCAGCATGCGTTTGCCGATCAACGGGCGCTGTGGGGCGTTCCCTGTGCACTCGATGTGTGGAGCAACCTGCCCTTTGCCATCGCGGGCCTGTGGGGCCTGGTGGTGCTGCGGCGCCTGGACCTGGGAGGGCTGGACGCTACGTCCCGCGCCCTGGCCAGCCTCTTTTTTGTGGGCCTGCTGTGCACGGCCGCAGGCTCCGCGCTCTATCACTGGCAGCCCAACAACGGTGGCCTGATGTGGGACCGCCTGGGCATGGTGTTGCCCTTCGCGGGACTGTTGGGGCTGTCGGCTGCCAGCCGCGTGAGCGACCGTGCGGGTGCAGCGGCCGCAGCTGCGGTATTGCTGGCCGGGTCACTGGCCGTGGTGTGGTGGTCGCACAGTGGGAATCTGCTGCCCTGGGCTGTGGTGCAGCTGGGCGGCATGTTGGTGGTGCTGGCCCTGGCCTGTCTGCCCCGCCGTCAGGAGGCGCTGGCATTGCATCTGGGTGCCGTGATCGCTTGGTACGCACTGGCCAAGCTCTTTGAGGCGGCAGACCACCCGGTGTTCGAGGCCACCGCGCAGTGGGTGTCTGGCCACACCCTCAAGCATGTGCTGGCGGCAGGTGCCGCCTGGCCGGTGCTGTCAGCCTTGGCGGCATTGCGCCACAGCGTCGCGCAGGGCGCGCCACATGTCACGCCATCCGGGCAGAATGGCGCCCACACCGTGGGTGGCGCCCGCAGGTCCCGCGCTGGATGCGTGGGAGCCGCAAAGACCAACAGTAACTAAAGCCAACCCATTGGAAACGAGGAGAAACGCATGCACACCCCAGCCCCCTCTGCCAGCGTGGCGCCCACGCACGAGGACCCGAACCAGTTTGCCCTGCTGCGCCAGCGGCGGTTTGCGCCGTTTTTCTGGACGCAGTTTTCGGGCGCGGCCAACGACAACCTGTTCAAGTTCGCGTTCACCGTGATGGTGACTTACCAGCTCAGCGTGTCGTGGCTGCCACCGGCCATGGCGGGGCTGGTGATTGGGGCGCTGTTCATCCTGCCGTTTTTGCTGTTCTCGGCCACGTCTGGCCAACTGACCGACAAGTACGACAAGACGAAGATGATCCGCTTCGTTAAGAACCTGGAGATCGCCATCATGCTGGTGGCGGCGGGCGGGTTCATTGCGGGCAATGTGCCGACCCTGCTGCTGTGCACCTTTTTGATGGGCGTGCACTCCACGTTGTTTGGCCCCGTCAAGTTTGCCTACATGCCCCAGGTGCTCAGCGAGCGCGAGCTTACCGGCGGCAACGGCATGGTCGAGATGGGCACCTTTGTGGCCATTTTGCTGGGCAACGTGGCGGGGGGGCTGTTGGTGGCACTGCCTGGCATCGGTCACACCACGGTGGCGGTGGCCTGTGTGGTGGCGGCATTGATCGGGCGTGCCGTGGCGCAGTTCATCCCTTCGGTGCCCGCCACCGACCCGGGGCTCACCATCAACTGGAACCCCTTCACGGAAACCTGGCGCAATCTCAAGCTCGCGCACGGCAACGTGGTGGTGTTCCGCTCGCTCTTGGGTATCAGCTGGATGTGGTTCTTCGGCGCGGTATTCCTGTCGCAGTTCCCCAGCCTGGCCAAGGAAGTGCTGCACGGCAACGAGCAGGTCGCCTCGTTGCTGCTGGTGGTGTTCTCCATCGGCATCGGTATCGGCTCGCTGCTGTGCGAGGTGCTCTCGCGCCGCCATGTCGAGATCGGTCTGGTGCCACTGGGTGCCATTGGCATGAGCGTGTTTGCCATCGATCTGTACTTTGCCTCGCGCAGCCTGCCGCCGGCAGATATCATGGGGCTGGCCGCCTTCATGGCCCAGGGCGCGCACTGGCGCGTGATGCTGGACCTGGCGCTGCTCAGCCTGTTTGCCGGCCTGTACAGCGTGCCCATGTACGCGCTGATCCAGATGCGCAGCCAGCCCACGCACCGCGCGCGCATCATCGCGGCCAACAACATCCTGAACGCGCTGTTCATGATTGCGAGTTCTTTGATGGCGGGCGCACTGCTGGGCGCGGGGTTCACGGTGCCGCAGATCTTCTTGTTCACCGGCATCGCCAACGCCGTGGTGGCGTTTTACATCTTCATGCTGGTGCCCGAATACATGCTGCGTTTTGTGGCTTGGGTTTCCTCGCGTTTTGTCTACCGCTTCAAGGTGCAGGGCGACGAGAACCTGCCGTCCACCGGCGCGGCCATCCTGGCATGCAACCACGTGAGCTTTGTGGATGCCGTGCTGCTCATGGCCGCCAGCCCGCGCCCCATCTACTTCGTGATGGACCACCGCATCTTCCGCGTGCCGGTGCTGGGCTGGTTGTTTCGCCTGGCCAAGGCGATTCCCATTGCACCGTACAAGGAAGACCCCAAGACCTACGAGGCCGCCTTCGATCGCGCCGCGCAGGTGCTGCGCGAAGGTGACTTGCTGGCCATCTTCCCCGAAGGCGGCATCACCAAGGATGGCCAATTGCAGGAGTTCAAGGGCGGCATCATGAAGATCATCGAGCGCGCGCGCGACGAGGGCATCGAGGC includes:
- a CDS encoding AarF/ABC1/UbiB kinase family protein, with product MAKGDAPRTGRLARGTITGLAAARIGMAQLGHRVRAPSAQAQADHEAALGRILFGALGQLRGSALKVSQLLSMHPGLLPDGVRQELARAHHQAPPLNRALVGRVFRQAFGQEPESIFEHFEPAAFAAASLGQVHRAQLAGHGTVAVKVQYPGIAATIASDMQLMRTALRALAHTDMPLPAHTVVDSVMAEIEATLLREVDYLQEAEQLQWFAQHAAMPGVAMAQPIASHTRAQVLTQQFLPGQHLQAWLATQPTQAQRDRAGQHLWDWFMHCIFVLGRVHADPHPGNFLFAADGRVGVLDFGCTRSLSGDFRSHVAQAWSALLRPTADPQRDVLVLRAYQALGLLRPDLAAEAYTAELAPALADMQAWQIEPFTQPVFDFGAKTPPPITAGRHQRVLGDQLVQVPGEMPAFERMWMGLMHLLTGLGARVRTHCPALSLHGSTPRDLPT
- a CDS encoding DUF6463 family protein; this translates as MTTLTTPSLRRTFTPLRTTWKGLWLLVVAAVHTLFAAAVFQPQLHEIVRRGVFNSVHKDPVVGAVVWFVLFGGLFALLGWAILLAERHAALAPVPLRGLGAGLLALTLLGIVLMPTSGFWLVLPPALALCWTPKR
- a CDS encoding helix-turn-helix transcriptional regulator, which gives rise to MSTTADLVLALKKELKTAQMTYADLAQALGMAESSVKRMLAKGDMPLSRIDAICRALALDFADLARRVADEQPLLKELTQEQEKAVVGDKKLLLMAICVLSQWTLEQVTTNYRLTEAEGIKYLAQLDRIGIIELRPLNRYRLKLAKTFRWRPHGPVMNYFRDHALLDYFSGGFDGPGEGVLLVHGAISRSLAPAFMERMQRVAQDFAQQHLADQKLPDREREGYTLLLAMRSWEFEAFAAMRK
- a CDS encoding MFS transporter, which gives rise to MHTPAPSASVAPTHEDPNQFALLRQRRFAPFFWTQFSGAANDNLFKFAFTVMVTYQLSVSWLPPAMAGLVIGALFILPFLLFSATSGQLTDKYDKTKMIRFVKNLEIAIMLVAAGGFIAGNVPTLLLCTFLMGVHSTLFGPVKFAYMPQVLSERELTGGNGMVEMGTFVAILLGNVAGGLLVALPGIGHTTVAVACVVAALIGRAVAQFIPSVPATDPGLTINWNPFTETWRNLKLAHGNVVVFRSLLGISWMWFFGAVFLSQFPSLAKEVLHGNEQVASLLLVVFSIGIGIGSLLCEVLSRRHVEIGLVPLGAIGMSVFAIDLYFASRSLPPADIMGLAAFMAQGAHWRVMLDLALLSLFAGLYSVPMYALIQMRSQPTHRARIIAANNILNALFMIASSLMAGALLGAGFTVPQIFLFTGIANAVVAFYIFMLVPEYMLRFVAWVSSRFVYRFKVQGDENLPSTGAAILACNHVSFVDAVLLMAASPRPIYFVMDHRIFRVPVLGWLFRLAKAIPIAPYKEDPKTYEAAFDRAAQVLREGDLLAIFPEGGITKDGQLQEFKGGIMKIIERARDEGIEAPVIPMALTNLWGSYFSRIEQGGAMVRPFRRGFYSRVGLNVGQPLSAREVQPAALRERVARLLA
- a CDS encoding TetR/AcrR family transcriptional regulator; translated protein: MKTTRQQQDATRRQIVASAVDLMTRHGFDGTTMKDIARAAGIGDATIYKYFPTKDRIVLGYLDDVAHQALADTLQTPGFTGYNLQEKLQRLTDAVVERLLADREFVAQVRSLARRSPLSMLAEPLAARQSLREAVSSFLEAAEASGEIEPCDFKGMAGGFYTDYLAGVVTYWLADTSDEFADTTQLVDLSLGVLVQALRGGLVNRVLQLGGFVLRSQMARMAQHSSGLLGMLHLAKQAMGSAPAPSANAAPASPVPPQPPKPPRAPRKPRAPSPATTASTKAPSKRKAP
- a CDS encoding DUF2867 domain-containing protein is translated as MSPAAQAAVRETTVPAGTAIHATLHGAHFFDAYTVADPQPGTSALQTWLNVVARTPRWTQQLLAVRNTLVQLVGLKGVGQLGDVHPLASGGSASDPSSYRVGDPVGIFLIRHLSDTEVVMGQDDKHLDVQVSLTKHPQANGPATVVVSTVVHIHNTLGHVYMAIIAPFHRRIVQVMLKRLVTSNHG